Proteins from a single region of bacterium:
- a CDS encoding class I SAM-dependent methyltransferase — translation MHTGAERMNSQTELRMRWNDLHAKQRYCPRYPDEAVVRWALTSFPGREDGTARALDLGCGAGRHAIFLAQEGFETSVVDLSQKGLDATTQRAASEGLQIDAQLAAVDTFDFPPGFFDAVLSYSVYCYAPLERIGASIARVADSLKPGGRFLCFTRTTADWRRGFGTPTGPERCRINALDGTPADAEAGLELTFLEEPTLRRLFEPFHRIEVNRRSVSRQDGHFIDDDWLVTAVR, via the coding sequence ATGCACACCGGTGCAGAACGCATGAACAGCCAGACGGAACTCCGAATGCGTTGGAACGATCTCCACGCGAAGCAACGATATTGCCCGCGCTACCCGGATGAAGCCGTCGTGCGTTGGGCACTCACTTCGTTTCCCGGGCGGGAAGATGGAACGGCACGTGCCCTCGACCTGGGCTGCGGGGCTGGCCGGCACGCGATCTTCCTCGCACAGGAGGGTTTCGAGACGTCCGTCGTAGATCTCTCCCAGAAAGGACTCGACGCGACGACACAACGCGCCGCTTCGGAGGGCCTCCAGATCGATGCCCAGCTAGCAGCCGTCGATACGTTCGACTTTCCTCCTGGCTTCTTCGACGCCGTGCTCTCGTACAGCGTGTACTGCTATGCGCCTCTCGAGCGGATCGGCGCATCCATCGCGCGCGTCGCCGATTCATTGAAGCCCGGCGGGCGCTTCCTCTGCTTTACTCGAACGACCGCGGATTGGCGTAGAGGCTTTGGAACGCCGACAGGCCCGGAGCGCTGCCGAATCAATGCTCTAGATGGCACACCCGCGGATGCCGAGGCGGGCCTCGAACTCACCTTTCTCGAAGAGCCGACATTGAGGCGGCTTTTCGAGCCCTTTCATCGTATCGAGGTGAACCGCCGCAGCGTCAGCCGCCAGGACGGTCACTTCATCGACGATGATTGGTTGGTGACGGCGGTGCGATGA